GCGTCCGCTCGAGGGTGTACGAGGGATCGATCGATTGCAGTCCCTCCAGGTAAATGAGCCTGGCACGTAGGGCGTACACGCGGTCCCCGTTCTCCTCTGCCGCCGTCATCGCCTTCTCGGCGGCCGCGACGCTCCCGCGGAAGTCGTCCAGGTCCAGGAGGGCTCGCGAGAGCTCGAAAAGCGCCCGGGCGTGAAGGCTGCCCTCGGACACGTCGGCGGCGCGCTGCAGAAGTGGTTGCGCGCTCGTGTAGTCGCCGCGCTCGCGCGCTCGGTCGGCAGATCGGATCAAACGCTCGGCGGCGGCGTCGCCGAGCACTCTCGCGCGATCGTCCGGCTGGCCGAGCTCGATCCTGTATCGGTGCGCCTGCTCCAAGTGGTGGGCGAGGATCTCCTCGTACTCGGCGAGGCGTTCACCCGCCGCGCGCTCGAGCCACTCGGCAAACCGCTCGTGGAGGTCGGCGCGCTGCTCCTTCGGCATCGCCTGGTACGCCGCGTCTCGTATCAACAGATGCCGGAACCTGAATGCGTCCTCACCGGCGAACTCGGCGCGGTCCGGACGGATCAGCTCCTTGCGCGCGAGCGCGAGCAGGCGCGACGGGACGTTCGGGCGGAGGCGCTCGGGCGAGAGCTTGGCGACGGCGCCGGCGTGGAAGACCTTGCCCTCGACGGCGCCGCGCTCGACCACCGAGCGCTCCTCGGCGTCGAGGCGGTCAAGCCGAGCGGCGAGCAGGAGCTGGATCGTCGGTGGCACCGTTAGGTCGGCGAGGTCCTCCACGGCCCGCCACGTGCTGTCCTCGAACCGCAGCAGCCCGTCGTCGATCAGCATCCCGAGCATCTCCTCGACGAACAGCGGGTTGCCCTCGGCCGCGTCGAGGATCCGGTCACGGGCGGCCGACGGAATCTCCGCTCGTCCGAGGAGGTTGTCGACCAGGAGCGAGGCGTCGTGGGCGGCGAGCGGCTCGAGCAGGATCGAGATGGCGTTCATCTTCCCGCCGCCCCAGCCGGACCGGATCTCGAGCAGCTCCGGCCGGGCGACGCAAAGCAGCAACACCGAGGCGTCCCGCGTCCAGTCGGCGAGGTGTTCGATCAGGTCGAGGAAGGTCGGCTCTGCCCAGTGGATGTCGTCGAACACGACGACGAGTGGGCGGTCGCGTGCGAGATGCTCGAACAGCTTGCGGACGGCCCAGAACGCGTCCTCGGTCGCGCCCGTCTCGCCCCAGCCGAAGAGTCCTGCGACGAGTGGCGCGATCCGCTCGCCGTCCGGTGCGTCGGCGACGAGCGCCGCAAGCTTCTCGCGGGCGGTCGACGGCGGGTCGCCCTCGACGATGCCGCCCGCCCGAAGGACGACCTCGGCGAGCGGGAAGAACGTGATGCCCTCACCGTAGGACAGGCACCGGCCGCGCAGTGCCGTGACCGACGAGGCGGGTCCGGCGAGGAATTCCTGCACGATCCGCGACTTCCCGACACCCGCCGAGCCGAGCAACGTGAAGAGCTGGGACGTCCGCTCTGTTCGGCCGCGATCGAGCGCGCGCTCGAGCATCTCGAGCTCCTTCACCCGCCCAACGAGCGGCGAGTCGAGATGGCGCTCGTGGCCGGCGACGTCGGCCAGGACCGTGACGAGCCGGAACGCCGGCACGCGCTCGGTCTTGCCCTTCAGCTCGAGCGGCTCGACAGCCTCGACCTCAACGGCGTCCTTCACGAGCCGGTACGTGGACTCGCCGACCAGCACCTCGCCCGGAACGGCCGCCTGCTCGAGCCGCGCGGCGACGTTCACGGCGTCTCCTGTGACCAGCCGCTGCCCGCTCGAGGGATCGCCGGTGACGACCTCGCCCGTGTTTACGCCGATGCGGATCCGGATCCCGACGCCGTGGTCGCGTTCGAGCTCGGCGTTAAGGATGTCGAGCGCCTCGTGCATGCCGTTCGCCGCGCGGACGGCACGCACCGGGTCGTCCTCGTGCAGGCGTGGGATCCCGAAGACCGCCATGACGGCGTCGCCGATGAACTTCTCCACCGTTCCGCCGTGCGAGCGGATCACAAGCTCCATCTCGTCGAAGTAGCGGCCCATGACGCGGCGGAGCGCCTCGGGGTCCAGGTGCTCGCCGAGGGCGGTCGACCCCGTCACATCCGCGAACACGATCGTCACGACCTTGCGGACCTCGGCCGTGGGCTCCTCGGGGGCAGCGAGCGGAGACG
The sequence above is a segment of the Actinomycetota bacterium genome. Coding sequences within it:
- a CDS encoding adenylate/guanylate cyclase domain-containing protein, translating into MRACPSCGEENSDRARFCQNCASPLAAPEEPTAEVRKVVTIVFADVTGSTALGEHLDPEALRRVMGRYFDEMELVIRSHGGTVEKFIGDAVMAVFGIPRLHEDDPVRAVRAANGMHEALDILNAELERDHGVGIRIRIGVNTGEVVTGDPSSGQRLVTGDAVNVAARLEQAAVPGEVLVGESTYRLVKDAVEVEAVEPLELKGKTERVPAFRLVTVLADVAGHERHLDSPLVGRVKELEMLERALDRGRTERTSQLFTLLGSAGVGKSRIVQEFLAGPASSVTALRGRCLSYGEGITFFPLAEVVLRAGGIVEGDPPSTAREKLAALVADAPDGERIAPLVAGLFGWGETGATEDAFWAVRKLFEHLARDRPLVVVFDDIHWAEPTFLDLIEHLADWTRDASVLLLCVARPELLEIRSGWGGGKMNAISILLEPLAAHDASLLVDNLLGRAEIPSAARDRILDAAEGNPLFVEEMLGMLIDDGLLRFEDSTWRAVEDLADLTVPPTIQLLLAARLDRLDAEERSVVERGAVEGKVFHAGAVAKLSPERLRPNVPSRLLALARKELIRPDRAEFAGEDAFRFRHLLIRDAAYQAMPKEQRADLHERFAEWLERAAGERLAEYEEILAHHLEQAHRYRIELGQPDDRARVLGDAAAERLIRSADRARERGDYTSAQPLLQRAADVSEGSLHARALFELSRALLDLDDFRGSVAAAEKAMTAAEENGDRVYALRARLIYLEGLQSIDPSYTLERTRSESEAALAELERLGDVAGVRQAKLAVASTNFYLGNCGACHAVAEELRDAAAEIPFIERREITMNITLSCYFGPTPAAAAILMVEQAHELVAESLISQAMLSTVRTGLLAMRGLAEESRAESFSADELWDEVGGAELRLTARQAVGEGERFLGRPDVAEGIFRAAAEQLTTLGETGFNSTYSGLLALSLCDQAKFDEAEVHAARSRALAAEDDFASQAAWRMAQAQVLSYRRDFVAALARADEAVAINGATDYINWQGEGYEIRGVILLAAGRMPEAREAFAEALERYERKGTVSWAERVRSRLDALGP